Proteins from a genomic interval of Rhizobium rhododendri:
- a CDS encoding GGDEF domain-containing protein — protein MKLDWTPTGWTRVIAGTISITLACVGISVFVDSFNFVNLTDEAINRSLVVDILLPVCLAGPLLFLLLRKVQQLAISHRELTITASTDSLTAVLNRGAFTLLVESYLARAEEQVTLRSGSLLLIDADHFKAINDTFGHQKGDEALKIISQSIKLCLGPADLVGRVGGEEFGVFLPGAAVTEASKIAERIRSTIRNAQFPAGNDTNPLSVSVGGVTFQRPASYDELFSIADQHLYLAKASGRNRVNIVTG, from the coding sequence ATGAAACTGGACTGGACGCCAACCGGCTGGACGCGGGTCATCGCTGGCACGATCTCCATCACACTGGCGTGCGTAGGCATTTCAGTGTTCGTTGACTCGTTCAATTTCGTGAACTTGACGGACGAGGCAATAAACCGCTCGCTTGTCGTGGATATCCTTCTGCCCGTATGCTTGGCTGGCCCATTGCTTTTTCTCTTGTTGAGGAAAGTTCAGCAACTCGCAATCTCCCACCGCGAACTGACCATCACAGCATCGACAGACAGCTTAACAGCGGTCCTAAACCGAGGCGCATTCACTCTTCTGGTCGAAAGCTATCTGGCAAGAGCCGAGGAGCAGGTTACGCTGCGTTCCGGTTCACTCCTCTTGATAGACGCCGACCATTTCAAAGCTATCAACGATACTTTCGGGCATCAAAAGGGCGACGAAGCTCTGAAGATCATCTCGCAGAGCATTAAGCTTTGCCTCGGACCAGCGGACCTTGTCGGCAGGGTTGGCGGCGAGGAGTTCGGCGTTTTTCTGCCAGGTGCGGCGGTGACGGAGGCATCCAAGATCGCCGAGCGTATTCGGTCGACAATCCGAAACGCCCAGTTTCCCGCCGGAAACGACACAAACCCGCTTTCGGTGAGCGTCGGAGGCGTCACCTTCCAACGCCCCGCTTCGTACGACGAACTGTTTTCCATTGCGGACCAACACTTGTACCTCGCCAAGGCTAGCGGCCGAAACCGGGTCAATATTGTAACCGGGTGA
- a CDS encoding efflux RND transporter permease subunit: MKKFNLSDWALEHRSLVWYFMIVFVIAGVFSYINLGREEDPNFTIKTMIIQAQWPGASADEMSRQVTDRIEKKLEELDALDVTRSETTAGQSTVFVDLLDTTKAKDVAGIWVKVRNMIADIKGDFPSGVTGPTFNDTFGDVYGNMYAFMGDGLTQRQLRDLVETARSRILTVPNVGKVDVIGAQDEVVYLEFSTRKIAALGIDRQSIIDTLSNQNAVTQSGFVDAGPERIALRVGGQFTSEESLKSINLRVNNRFFPLSDVATIKRGYVDPPSALFRYNGQPAIGLSIGMRAGSNLLEFGKGLDQKMDAIIADLPIGVDVARVSDQPAVVDEAVSGFTRALFEAIVIVLAISFISLGARAGLVVAISIPLVLAITFLVMSYSGISLQRISLGALIIALGLLVDDAMIAVEMMVARLEEGDDLKTAATYVYTSTAFPMLTGTLVTVSGFIPVGLNSSAAGEFTFTLFVVIAVSLVVSWIVAVVFTPLLGVTFLPKTLKSHHDNKGRVARTFSWLLRLAMRFRWITIGLTVIAFALSVGGMGIVQQQFFPSSDRPELVVDWNLPHNSSISETNRQMAQFEKEALVGNTDISHWTSYVGQGAPRFILSFDVQTPDVSFGQMVIVTKSVEVRDQVRTKLQAYLNKTFPGTDAFVKLLDIGPPVGKPVQYRVSGPDIQQLRDITQRFASIVGNHPLLSNMTFDWNEPSRVVKVDVLQDKARQLGVTSADIATALNSVVQGSSATQIRDDIYLIDVIGRAQGADRGSIETLKNLQLPGTSGNSVPLSAVANFHYELEQPEIWRRDRVPTIIIKAAVVGPTQPATIVQDLKGKVDEFRKTLPPGYSIVDGGAVEQSAKSQGPIVAVGPLMLFAMATILMLQLQSFSRLFLVFAVAPTALIGVASALLISNSPMGFVAILGILALIGILIRNSVILVVQIEHLRSEGRPPWFAVIEATEHRMRPIMLTAAAATLALIPISREIFWGPMAYAMMGGIVVGTVLTLLFLPALYVAWFRIRREEEPARHEPAAG, from the coding sequence GTGAAAAAATTCAATCTTTCCGACTGGGCGCTCGAGCACCGTTCGCTCGTCTGGTATTTCATGATCGTCTTCGTGATCGCCGGTGTGTTTTCTTACATCAATCTCGGCCGCGAGGAAGATCCGAACTTCACGATCAAGACGATGATCATCCAGGCCCAGTGGCCGGGTGCATCGGCCGACGAGATGAGCCGGCAGGTCACCGACCGCATCGAGAAGAAACTCGAAGAACTGGATGCGCTCGACGTCACGCGTAGCGAGACCACAGCCGGGCAAAGCACCGTCTTCGTGGATCTGCTCGATACCACCAAGGCCAAAGATGTTGCGGGGATCTGGGTCAAGGTTCGCAACATGATCGCCGACATCAAGGGCGATTTCCCTTCCGGTGTCACGGGACCGACCTTCAACGATACATTTGGCGACGTTTACGGCAACATGTACGCCTTCATGGGCGACGGCCTGACCCAGAGGCAGCTGCGCGATCTCGTCGAGACCGCCCGCTCCAGGATCCTGACCGTCCCGAACGTCGGAAAGGTCGATGTCATCGGGGCGCAGGACGAAGTCGTCTACCTGGAGTTCTCGACCCGCAAGATCGCAGCATTGGGGATCGATCGCCAGTCAATCATCGATACGCTTTCCAACCAGAACGCTGTCACCCAGTCCGGCTTCGTTGATGCCGGGCCGGAGCGGATCGCGTTGCGCGTCGGTGGCCAGTTCACGTCTGAAGAAAGCCTGAAATCCATCAATCTTCGTGTCAACAACCGCTTCTTCCCACTCTCGGACGTTGCCACGATCAAGCGCGGCTATGTCGACCCACCCTCGGCCCTGTTCCGCTACAACGGACAGCCGGCAATCGGCCTCTCGATCGGCATGCGCGCCGGCTCCAACCTCCTGGAGTTCGGCAAGGGTCTCGATCAGAAGATGGATGCCATCATCGCCGACTTGCCAATCGGCGTGGACGTGGCACGCGTTTCCGATCAGCCGGCAGTCGTCGACGAAGCGGTATCGGGCTTCACACGTGCGCTGTTTGAAGCCATCGTCATCGTTCTTGCCATCAGCTTCATCAGCCTTGGCGCCCGCGCGGGCCTGGTGGTGGCGATCTCGATCCCTCTGGTGCTGGCGATCACCTTCCTCGTCATGTCCTACAGCGGCATCTCGCTGCAGCGAATTTCGCTCGGCGCGCTGATCATCGCCCTCGGATTGCTGGTGGACGATGCGATGATCGCGGTGGAAATGATGGTTGCCCGCCTCGAGGAGGGCGACGACCTGAAGACGGCCGCGACCTATGTCTACACTTCGACGGCTTTCCCGATGCTGACCGGGACATTGGTGACTGTGTCCGGATTCATTCCGGTGGGCTTGAACAGCAGTGCTGCCGGCGAATTCACCTTCACCCTGTTTGTCGTCATTGCAGTTTCCCTGGTGGTCTCCTGGATCGTCGCCGTGGTGTTCACGCCGCTCCTCGGCGTCACATTCCTGCCAAAGACCTTGAAGTCCCACCACGACAACAAAGGTCGCGTCGCACGCACGTTTTCCTGGTTGCTGCGGCTCGCCATGCGCTTCCGCTGGATCACCATCGGCCTGACCGTGATTGCCTTTGCACTCTCCGTCGGCGGCATGGGCATCGTGCAGCAGCAATTCTTTCCGTCGTCAGACCGCCCGGAACTCGTCGTCGACTGGAACCTGCCGCATAACAGCTCGATCTCCGAGACCAACAGGCAGATGGCGCAGTTCGAGAAGGAAGCGCTTGTCGGCAACACCGATATCTCGCACTGGACCAGCTACGTCGGCCAGGGCGCACCGCGCTTCATCCTGTCCTTTGACGTCCAGACCCCCGACGTGTCGTTCGGCCAGATGGTGATCGTGACCAAGAGCGTCGAGGTGCGCGACCAGGTGCGCACCAAGCTGCAGGCCTATCTGAACAAGACGTTCCCAGGCACCGACGCATTCGTCAAGCTGCTCGACATCGGGCCTCCCGTCGGAAAGCCTGTCCAGTATCGTGTCAGCGGCCCGGACATCCAGCAGCTGCGCGACATCACCCAACGGTTTGCCAGCATCGTCGGCAACCACCCGCTGCTGAGCAACATGACCTTTGACTGGAACGAACCCTCGCGCGTGGTGAAGGTTGACGTTCTCCAGGACAAGGCCCGCCAGTTGGGCGTGACATCCGCCGATATCGCCACTGCGCTGAACAGCGTCGTGCAGGGGTCTTCGGCCACGCAGATCAGGGACGATATCTACCTGATCGACGTCATCGGCAGGGCTCAGGGTGCTGATCGCGGCTCGATCGAGACGTTGAAAAATCTTCAGCTCCCCGGTACCAGCGGCAACTCCGTTCCACTGTCGGCGGTTGCCAACTTCCACTATGAGCTGGAACAGCCGGAGATATGGAGGCGCGACCGTGTGCCGACAATCATCATCAAGGCAGCGGTGGTCGGTCCGACGCAACCTGCGACCATCGTCCAGGATCTGAAGGGGAAGGTCGACGAATTCCGCAAGACGCTCCCTCCCGGCTACAGCATCGTCGATGGCGGCGCCGTCGAGCAGAGCGCAAAATCGCAAGGGCCGATCGTTGCCGTTGGACCGCTCATGCTGTTTGCCATGGCGACTATCCTGATGCTCCAGTTGCAGAGCTTCAGCCGGCTTTTCCTGGTGTTTGCTGTCGCTCCGACCGCATTGATCGGCGTGGCATCGGCACTGCTCATCAGCAACTCGCCCATGGGCTTCGTGGCGATCCTTGGCATCCTGGCGCTGATCGGCATCCTTATCCGCAACTCAGTCATCCTGGTGGTGCAGATCGAGCACCTCAGAAGCGAGGGGCGGCCTCCATGGTTTGCCGTCATCGAGGCGACCGAACATCGTATGCGGCCGATCATGTTGACGGCGGCGGCGGCCACCCTAGCTCTCATCCCGATCTCCCGCGAGATCTTCTGGGGACCGATGGCTTACGCCATGATGGGCGGCATCGTCGTCGGCACCGTCCTGACGCTGCTGTTCCTGCCGGCACTCTATGTGGCCTGGTTCCGCATCCGTCGGGAAGAAGAGCCGGCCAGGCACGAGCCCGCCGCCGGATAA
- a CDS encoding sugar phosphate isomerase/epimerase family protein translates to MKFATRLNSFASRPQAEWPDLSGKPTVSQMVARAAKVKGLTDLDLNYPDHVSENPRELAKKINDLGLSINGFAMRYYTNPAFKIGAFTNPDAAVRREAIELTKKGIDATREAGSNLMTIWLGQDGFDYAFQADYATLWKYELDGIREVCEHDKDCLISIEYKPNEPRSYSLMPDCATTLLAIKDVDMPNLGVTLDFAHVLYADEQPAFAAALIARYSRVLGVHLNDGYAKRDDGLMVGAVHTLQTIELLRQIRKDGYDGAIYFDTFPDMTGLDPVHECEVNIQTVQRMLKVVDRLEQDNRLSGAIDRQDAVSAQAVIQELMFGAGA, encoded by the coding sequence TTGAAATTCGCCACCCGCCTCAATTCATTTGCTTCCCGGCCGCAGGCGGAATGGCCGGACCTTTCCGGCAAGCCAACCGTTTCGCAGATGGTCGCCCGGGCCGCGAAGGTGAAGGGCCTGACGGATCTGGATCTCAACTACCCCGACCACGTTTCGGAAAATCCCCGCGAGCTGGCCAAAAAGATCAACGATCTCGGCCTTTCCATCAACGGCTTTGCTATGCGCTACTATACCAACCCGGCTTTCAAGATCGGCGCTTTCACCAATCCTGACGCTGCGGTCCGTCGTGAAGCGATCGAACTGACCAAAAAAGGCATCGACGCAACGCGTGAAGCCGGTAGCAACCTGATGACCATCTGGCTTGGCCAGGACGGTTTCGACTACGCGTTCCAGGCCGACTACGCCACGCTGTGGAAATACGAATTGGACGGTATTCGTGAAGTCTGCGAGCATGACAAGGATTGCCTGATCAGCATCGAGTACAAGCCGAACGAGCCCCGTTCCTATAGCCTGATGCCCGACTGCGCGACGACGCTGCTGGCGATCAAGGACGTCGATATGCCAAACCTCGGCGTCACGCTCGACTTCGCCCACGTGCTCTATGCCGACGAGCAGCCGGCCTTCGCGGCAGCATTGATCGCCCGCTACAGCCGCGTGCTCGGTGTGCACCTGAACGATGGCTACGCCAAGCGCGACGACGGCCTGATGGTGGGCGCGGTTCATACGCTGCAGACCATCGAGCTGCTGCGCCAGATCCGCAAGGACGGCTATGACGGCGCCATCTATTTCGACACGTTCCCAGACATGACCGGGCTCGATCCGGTTCACGAATGCGAGGTGAATATCCAGACCGTGCAGCGGATGCTGAAGGTCGTGGATCGCCTCGAGCAGGACAATCGCCTGTCCGGCGCGATTGACCGACAGGATGCTGTTTCCGCTCAAGCCGTCATCCAGGAATTGATGTTCGGCGCGGGAGCATAA
- a CDS encoding efflux RND transporter periplasmic adaptor subunit, whose protein sequence is MNFRHYVLPILGLAMLTSCEKQEAHQEPIRPVLSIVAKSSEASTLSLPGTVEARIETQLAFRVLGRVIARNVSVGDLVKKGDVVAAIDPISLELAVRSAQSDLANSQATLANAASSQERQRALAASKSGSQESLDEAVQAYKSAIAGVGKSQASLDKAQEQLGYAKLHAEFDGVVTATSAEVGQVVSAGSSVVTIARPDQRDAVIDIPEASFGKLTVGAPFQVALQLDPTVVAKGVIREVAPEAESLTRTSRTKITLIDPPDAFRIGSVITASATIPSQPFIVLPSSAILLKDDKPNVWLVDTAAAKVSLHPVTLDGPVVDGGSVKVTGGINPGARVVVAGVHKLSDGQAVRIDQGENP, encoded by the coding sequence ATGAATTTCCGTCATTACGTCTTACCCATTCTCGGGCTGGCCATGCTGACATCCTGCGAAAAGCAGGAAGCCCACCAGGAGCCCATCCGTCCGGTGCTCTCCATCGTCGCCAAGTCCTCGGAGGCGTCCACGCTTTCGCTGCCGGGCACGGTGGAAGCCAGGATCGAGACGCAGCTCGCCTTTCGCGTGCTCGGCCGGGTCATCGCCCGCAACGTCAGCGTCGGCGACCTCGTCAAAAAGGGTGATGTCGTCGCCGCGATCGATCCGATTTCGCTCGAACTTGCGGTCAGGAGCGCCCAGTCCGATCTGGCAAACAGCCAGGCAACGCTTGCCAATGCCGCGTCCAGCCAGGAGCGCCAGCGCGCTCTAGCGGCCAGCAAGTCGGGAAGCCAGGAATCGCTCGACGAGGCGGTTCAGGCCTATAAGAGCGCCATTGCCGGTGTCGGTAAATCGCAGGCCAGTCTCGACAAGGCGCAGGAACAACTCGGCTACGCCAAGCTGCATGCCGAGTTCGATGGCGTCGTGACGGCAACCTCGGCCGAAGTCGGCCAGGTGGTTTCCGCCGGATCGAGCGTCGTGACGATCGCTCGCCCCGACCAGCGCGATGCGGTGATCGATATCCCGGAAGCAAGCTTCGGCAAGCTCACCGTGGGAGCCCCGTTCCAAGTGGCGCTGCAGCTCGATCCGACCGTGGTCGCCAAAGGCGTGATCCGCGAGGTCGCCCCAGAGGCCGAGTCGCTGACCCGCACAAGCCGAACGAAAATCACGCTCATCGACCCGCCCGACGCATTTCGCATCGGCTCGGTGATCACGGCGTCGGCGACCATTCCTTCCCAGCCGTTCATCGTGCTGCCGTCCTCGGCCATTCTGCTGAAAGACGACAAGCCGAATGTCTGGCTCGTCGATACGGCTGCGGCCAAGGTCTCCCTTCATCCGGTGACGCTTGACGGACCTGTCGTCGACGGCGGCTCCGTGAAGGTCACGGGCGGCATCAATCCTGGCGCACGCGTTGTCGTCGCCGGAGTTCATAAACTGAGCGACGGCCAGGCTGTCCGGATCGATCAAGGTGAAAATCCGTGA
- a CDS encoding substrate-binding domain-containing protein, with product MKTFLKTTLAGGLAATLLFSAAMAQELAPLNSDTEKDRIDWSQLDAKLGPLPKPAAGTKAGAVSKTLTNEYWRSLGDGYKKFGEKMGVSVAYQAAQSEGDQLGQLTIAEGLITQGFNVLLVSPQTDANLQPVMEQAKAANVPVVNVNDAVIPQAEHYVGNVQRDNGARVAKWFIENRPEGGKVAIVEGQAGVYAAVQRTDGFKSTITQNGKFQVVASVPGNWDRQTSYDAATNILQQHPDLIGFYANNDGMALGIVEAVKSAGLQGKVAVFGTDGISDAYKSIKAGELTGTVDSFPVLTGEVALETALRLVAGQKVPRVVATPQALITKDNIARYQGDDTAIRAVLMEDAAKAP from the coding sequence ATGAAGACTTTTCTGAAAACCACGCTTGCCGGCGGTTTGGCGGCGACCTTGCTGTTCAGCGCCGCCATGGCACAGGAACTGGCGCCCTTGAATTCGGACACCGAGAAGGACCGCATCGACTGGTCGCAGCTCGATGCGAAGCTAGGCCCGCTGCCCAAGCCAGCCGCTGGCACCAAGGCTGGCGCCGTCTCCAAGACGCTGACCAACGAATACTGGCGCTCGCTCGGCGATGGCTACAAGAAGTTCGGCGAAAAGATGGGCGTTTCCGTCGCCTACCAGGCAGCCCAGAGCGAGGGTGACCAGCTCGGCCAGTTGACGATTGCCGAAGGCTTGATTACGCAGGGCTTCAACGTGCTGCTGGTATCGCCCCAGACCGATGCCAACCTGCAGCCGGTAATGGAGCAGGCAAAAGCGGCCAATGTTCCAGTGGTCAACGTCAACGATGCCGTCATTCCACAGGCGGAACACTATGTCGGCAACGTCCAGCGCGATAACGGCGCCCGCGTCGCCAAGTGGTTCATCGAGAACCGCCCTGAAGGTGGCAAGGTTGCCATCGTCGAAGGCCAGGCCGGTGTCTACGCTGCCGTGCAGCGCACCGACGGCTTCAAGTCGACGATCACCCAGAACGGCAAGTTCCAGGTGGTTGCCAGCGTTCCAGGCAACTGGGATCGCCAGACGTCCTACGACGCTGCCACCAACATCCTGCAGCAGCATCCCGATCTGATCGGCTTTTATGCCAACAATGACGGCATGGCGCTCGGCATCGTCGAGGCCGTCAAGTCGGCCGGTCTCCAAGGCAAGGTCGCAGTCTTCGGCACCGACGGCATTTCGGACGCCTACAAGTCGATCAAGGCCGGCGAACTCACCGGCACCGTCGACAGCTTCCCGGTTCTAACCGGCGAAGTCGCTCTGGAAACCGCCCTGCGGCTTGTTGCCGGCCAGAAGGTTCCGCGCGTCGTCGCAACGCCCCAGGCGCTGATCACCAAGGACAACATCGCACGCTACCAGGGTGACGACACCGCCATCCGCGCCGTCCTGATGGAAGACGCGGCCAAGGCTCCCTGA
- a CDS encoding DUF2934 domain-containing protein, translating to MNIDRDGWISKRAYALWEEAGRPKGRDHETWCKAVAEYEMMMKTRASVDGAEILQFRARARTGHSGTRFRSQLGATGR from the coding sequence ATGAATATCGACAGGGACGGATGGATCAGCAAACGCGCTTACGCCCTCTGGGAGGAGGCCGGCAGACCGAAAGGCAGGGATCACGAAACGTGGTGCAAGGCTGTTGCGGAATACGAAATGATGATGAAAACGCGGGCATCAGTTGACGGAGCAGAGATTCTGCAGTTTCGCGCGCGCGCCAGGACCGGACATTCGGGAACCCGGTTCAGATCGCAGCTGGGTGCAACCGGACGATAA
- a CDS encoding GNAT family N-acetyltransferase gives MRQRPEISVPEQDGMSFQRWKSPSLGEYRALYRAVGENWLWVSRLEMPDDELTATLADRDVETYYLEAGSQKIGFLELDFREAGQCEIVYCGLVASAIGRGGGRYLMASALNAAWSRDIDRLWLHTCHFDHPSAYAFYCRSGFKPFQFMVEIIADPRLSGSIPKTAAPHVALLEA, from the coding sequence ATGCGCCAGCGCCCGGAAATCAGCGTCCCGGAGCAAGACGGCATGTCATTTCAGCGCTGGAAATCGCCGTCCCTCGGCGAATATCGTGCACTATACCGAGCGGTCGGCGAAAACTGGCTGTGGGTATCGCGTCTCGAGATGCCGGACGACGAACTCACCGCAACCCTCGCGGATCGCGATGTCGAGACCTACTATCTCGAAGCCGGTTCGCAGAAGATCGGCTTCCTTGAACTCGACTTTCGCGAAGCGGGCCAGTGCGAAATCGTCTATTGCGGGCTTGTGGCCAGCGCTATCGGCCGAGGTGGCGGACGATACCTGATGGCCAGTGCGCTGAACGCCGCCTGGTCGAGGGACATCGATCGCCTATGGTTGCATACCTGCCACTTCGATCATCCATCAGCTTACGCATTTTACTGTAGGTCTGGTTTTAAGCCGTTTCAATTTATGGTCGAAATCATCGCCGATCCGCGGCTTTCAGGCTCGATACCGAAAACTGCCGCTCCGCATGTCGCGCTGCTTGAAGCATAG
- a CDS encoding sugar ABC transporter ATP-binding protein, whose product MTQTPRLRFESISKSFPGVLALSDISFDVPPGEIHGLLGENGAGKSTLLRILSGVFRPTSGSVFVDGEAVSFRNPSDARLAGIAMIHQELQQVPHLSVAQNMFLGHPLTKAGGIFVARHEQERRAAEALAMIDPTIDPAAPISTLKVAQRQIVEIGRALLDRAKIIAMDEPTSSLTPSEFEKLAEVIANLAATGVSIIYVSHKMDEVFQICQGASVMRDGKLVGRVDIRTASHQDVITMMVGRQLMQEKHVSHATTTVKLEAKSLSSATKISDASFRLHRGEVLGVAGLVGSGRTELLRLLAGVDRIISGSVEIDGKPLPLRSPRDAIAAGIGLVPEERKREGIIPGRSVTNNMALASLGSFSKAGIIRNGKLRATATDLLRRVNLRPFQLDRPIRLFSGGNQQKAIIARWLAAKSQILLFDEPTRGIDVGAKSEIYQLIEALAADGHSIIVVSSELPEVIRLSDRVLVMREGRIAAEIERADLSESAIVAHAIPGVSQSPMSAPAA is encoded by the coding sequence ATGACGCAGACGCCCAGACTAAGATTTGAATCCATATCCAAGTCGTTCCCCGGCGTCCTTGCCCTGTCGGACATATCCTTCGATGTTCCGCCGGGCGAAATCCACGGGCTTCTCGGGGAAAACGGCGCCGGAAAATCCACGCTTCTTCGCATCTTGTCCGGCGTGTTCCGGCCAACCAGCGGCAGCGTATTCGTTGATGGCGAGGCGGTCTCCTTCCGCAACCCGTCCGACGCCCGCCTGGCCGGCATTGCCATGATCCACCAGGAACTGCAGCAGGTGCCGCATCTCAGCGTCGCCCAGAACATGTTTCTCGGCCATCCCCTGACCAAGGCCGGCGGCATTTTCGTCGCACGGCACGAGCAGGAACGCAGGGCCGCCGAAGCGCTGGCGATGATCGACCCGACCATCGATCCGGCAGCGCCGATATCGACGCTGAAGGTCGCCCAGCGCCAGATCGTCGAGATCGGCCGTGCGCTGCTCGACCGCGCCAAGATCATCGCAATGGACGAACCGACTTCGAGCCTGACACCCAGCGAGTTCGAAAAGCTCGCCGAGGTCATCGCCAATCTTGCCGCGACCGGCGTCTCGATCATCTACGTCTCGCACAAGATGGACGAAGTGTTCCAGATCTGTCAGGGCGCCAGCGTCATGCGCGATGGCAAGCTGGTCGGTCGCGTCGATATCCGCACGGCATCCCACCAGGATGTCATCACCATGATGGTCGGCCGCCAGCTGATGCAGGAAAAGCATGTGTCGCATGCCACGACCACGGTGAAGCTCGAGGCCAAGAGCCTGTCTTCGGCGACCAAGATTAGCGATGCCTCGTTTCGGCTGCACCGGGGCGAAGTGCTCGGCGTGGCCGGGCTCGTCGGCTCCGGACGCACCGAACTGCTGCGCCTGCTCGCCGGCGTTGACCGTATCATCTCGGGCTCGGTCGAAATCGACGGGAAGCCGCTTCCTCTGCGCAGCCCGCGCGACGCCATCGCTGCCGGCATCGGCCTTGTGCCAGAAGAGCGCAAGCGCGAAGGCATCATTCCCGGTCGCTCGGTGACCAACAATATGGCGCTTGCGTCCTTGGGCAGCTTTTCAAAGGCGGGTATCATCCGCAATGGCAAGCTTCGGGCGACAGCGACCGACCTGCTGCGCCGTGTCAACCTGCGGCCTTTCCAGCTGGACCGGCCCATCCGGCTATTCAGCGGCGGCAACCAGCAGAAGGCGATCATTGCGCGCTGGCTGGCGGCCAAATCGCAGATATTGTTGTTCGACGAACCCACGCGCGGCATCGATGTCGGAGCGAAGTCGGAAATCTACCAGCTGATCGAGGCCCTGGCCGCCGACGGTCACTCGATCATCGTTGTCTCCTCCGAGCTGCCAGAAGTCATTCGTCTCTCCGACCGGGTGCTTGTCATGCGCGAGGGGCGGATTGCCGCAGAGATCGAGCGCGCCGATTTGTCCGAAAGCGCCATCGTCGCCCATGCCATTCCCGGCGTCAGTCAATCCCCCATGTCAGCTCCGGCTGCGTGA
- a CDS encoding alpha/beta hydrolase yields MAIGLSGCASRPSAAVLDPARLTNLPQKRIVLLTATNRNALGPSKGYGVNWSETVAYQSYEMSVPPAHKVSAIEYPTDRPDPQKQFVVTKRQDLSEGDFTAAAARSVGSDGSVEVYVHGYNNSFQEALYREAQMITDSGLDSPIMFSWPSQASVVGYVADKDAVLYSRHDLETVVKALSSADKVKRIVLFGHSMGGFLVMEVVRQLRLEHREDVIAKLQVVLASPDIDLDVFKSQMKEIGKLPSPLTLLISKDDRALEVSSLLGAERPRIGRLDISDPIIQQEAVKNHIRVVDLSSLKATDGVGHDRFASLARFGRQLEMLDRKPSAARVGAFVFDAAGFAVSSPFKLASSVVTPR; encoded by the coding sequence ATGGCTATAGGCCTTTCCGGCTGTGCGTCCCGGCCATCCGCCGCCGTTCTCGACCCAGCACGGCTGACCAACCTCCCGCAAAAACGCATCGTTCTCTTGACTGCGACAAACCGCAACGCGCTCGGGCCTTCAAAGGGTTACGGGGTCAACTGGTCCGAGACCGTCGCCTATCAGAGCTATGAGATGTCGGTGCCGCCAGCCCATAAGGTCTCGGCGATCGAGTACCCCACGGATCGCCCGGATCCGCAAAAGCAATTCGTGGTGACGAAACGTCAAGACCTGTCCGAGGGCGATTTCACCGCCGCTGCGGCTCGTTCCGTCGGCAGCGACGGAAGCGTCGAAGTCTATGTTCATGGCTACAATAATTCTTTCCAGGAAGCGCTTTATCGGGAAGCACAAATGATTACCGATTCAGGGCTCGACAGTCCCATCATGTTTTCTTGGCCGTCGCAGGCATCGGTCGTCGGATATGTGGCTGACAAGGACGCTGTGCTCTATTCCCGGCATGATCTTGAAACTGTCGTCAAAGCCCTTTCATCGGCAGACAAAGTCAAGCGCATCGTTCTTTTCGGCCACAGCATGGGCGGCTTTCTCGTCATGGAGGTTGTGCGCCAATTGAGGCTCGAGCATCGTGAGGACGTCATCGCCAAGTTGCAGGTGGTGCTTGCCTCGCCCGACATCGACCTCGACGTCTTCAAGTCGCAGATGAAGGAGATCGGCAAACTGCCTTCTCCGCTCACCCTGCTGATCTCCAAGGACGACCGCGCCCTTGAGGTATCCAGCCTTCTGGGTGCTGAGCGACCGCGGATCGGACGGCTGGATATCAGCGATCCGATTATTCAGCAGGAGGCCGTCAAGAACCACATCCGGGTTGTCGACCTGAGCTCCCTGAAGGCCACCGACGGCGTGGGACATGACAGGTTTGCATCGCTTGCCCGGTTCGGTCGGCAGCTTGAAATGCTGGACAGAAAGCCATCGGCTGCGCGGGTTGGCGCATTCGTCTTCGACGCGGCAGGCTTTGCGGTATCGAGCCCGTTCAAACTGGCCTCGAGCGTCGTGACGCCGCGGTAA